The Pedosphaera parvula Ellin514 genome includes a region encoding these proteins:
- a CDS encoding glycosyltransferase family 4 protein, protein MKIAVITTDNRQHYGTYNVPVPGFGTAPEALLQGFAAMPELEVHVVSCVQKPVKSPEKLAENIFFHSLYVPKLGWMRTSYQGCVRAVRRRLKVIRPDIVHGQGTERECAVSAVFSKFPNVLTIHGNMRLIAQVNVAKPLSFYWLAAQLENIALQKTKGVVCITHYTEEAVKGLAPKTWLVPNAVDASFFDVETAPDETRTVLCVGNISYRKNQNPFIKALDSWAAKNKIKLLFLGQANKEEPYVQEFFEIIATRSWCEYGGFADREKLKTHLKSASLLALPSLEDNCPMVVLEAMAAGVPVLAAKVGGLPDLIEEGGNGLFMDPTDVSSMEQGVAKMLTDAGLAKSLAVNAKRIAREKYHPSIIARRHVEIYREVLGK, encoded by the coding sequence ATGAAGATTGCCGTCATTACAACAGATAATCGCCAGCACTACGGGACTTACAACGTGCCGGTGCCGGGCTTTGGAACTGCGCCCGAGGCATTGTTGCAAGGCTTTGCAGCGATGCCGGAATTGGAAGTGCACGTGGTATCGTGCGTGCAGAAGCCGGTGAAATCGCCGGAGAAGCTGGCGGAAAATATTTTCTTTCACAGCCTGTATGTGCCGAAGCTTGGATGGATGCGCACGTCCTATCAAGGATGCGTGCGGGCCGTGCGGCGCCGGTTAAAAGTCATCCGGCCCGACATTGTGCATGGGCAGGGGACGGAACGGGAGTGTGCGGTGAGTGCGGTTTTTTCGAAATTTCCCAATGTGCTGACCATTCATGGAAACATGCGATTGATTGCCCAGGTCAATGTAGCCAAACCGCTGTCATTTTACTGGCTGGCGGCGCAACTTGAGAACATAGCTTTGCAAAAAACCAAAGGGGTGGTTTGCATCACTCACTATACCGAAGAGGCCGTGAAGGGTTTGGCACCTAAAACCTGGCTGGTGCCAAATGCCGTGGATGCATCCTTTTTTGATGTCGAAACCGCACCAGACGAAACAAGGACTGTCCTGTGTGTGGGGAACATATCGTACCGAAAAAATCAAAATCCTTTTATTAAGGCGCTGGATTCCTGGGCCGCGAAGAACAAAATCAAATTACTCTTTCTGGGGCAGGCGAACAAGGAGGAGCCCTATGTGCAAGAATTCTTCGAGATCATTGCGACCCGATCCTGGTGTGAGTACGGTGGTTTTGCTGATCGGGAGAAACTAAAAACTCACCTGAAGAGTGCTTCATTGCTGGCTCTTCCATCCCTGGAAGATAATTGCCCAATGGTTGTTTTGGAGGCCATGGCTGCAGGAGTGCCAGTCCTGGCCGCAAAGGTGGGAGGGCTGCCTGATCTCATTGAAGAAGGGGGTAATGGGCTCTTCATGGATCCGACAGATGTCTCCAGCATGGAGCAGGGCGTTGCCAAGATGCTCACTGATGCCGGCCTGGCCAAAAGTCTGGCAGTCAATGCAAAGCGAATCGCCCGCGAGAAATATCATCCTTCAATCATTGCCCGCCGACATGTGGAGATTTATCGGGAAGTGCTGGGCAAATAG
- a CDS encoding class I SAM-dependent methyltransferase: protein MSITGFLYAHYWRVASAWMKKQVLKTPAPERLTQADWPRSLKDPTGFYLECFRFFHQRLPAEIREHRTYFSQNRRGFGEDAMHVMWYSLFETLKPANFLEIGVYRGQTTSLVALLARLKGVPCTVFGISPFSTAGDAVSKYDKGINYYEDTLTNFRHFSLRAPILLKAYSTDVPAKELIKSQSWDLIYIDGNHDYEIALQDWQNCSESVKAGGVIVLDDSGLTTAYRPPLFATGGHPGPSRLAQEIDTKRFREILQVGHNRVFQKIA, encoded by the coding sequence ATGTCGATAACCGGCTTCCTTTATGCCCATTACTGGCGGGTGGCGAGTGCCTGGATGAAAAAGCAGGTGTTGAAAACGCCCGCTCCGGAGCGTCTTACCCAGGCCGATTGGCCGCGCAGTTTAAAGGATCCCACCGGTTTTTATCTTGAGTGTTTTCGGTTCTTTCATCAACGCCTTCCGGCTGAAATCCGGGAGCATCGCACTTATTTCAGTCAGAATCGCCGGGGGTTCGGCGAGGATGCCATGCATGTGATGTGGTATTCCTTGTTTGAAACCTTGAAACCAGCGAATTTTTTGGAGATCGGAGTGTATCGCGGGCAGACGACGAGTTTGGTGGCACTGCTGGCGCGATTGAAAGGGGTGCCGTGCACGGTGTTTGGCATTTCACCATTCTCGACGGCGGGCGATGCGGTTTCGAAGTATGATAAAGGGATCAATTATTACGAAGATACGCTGACCAACTTCCGGCATTTTTCGCTGCGTGCACCGATATTGCTCAAGGCTTATTCAACCGATGTCCCGGCGAAGGAATTGATCAAATCGCAAAGTTGGGACCTGATTTACATTGATGGCAATCATGATTACGAGATTGCGCTGCAGGACTGGCAAAATTGTTCCGAGAGTGTGAAGGCTGGGGGTGTGATTGTGTTGGATGATTCGGGATTGACGACGGCGTATCGGCCGCCACTGTTCGCCACGGGGGGGCATCCTGGTCCTTCGCGGTTGGCGCAGGAGATTGACACGAAGCGGTTTCGTGAAATTTTACAAGTGGGGCACAATCGGGTTTTTCAGAAGATTGCCTAA
- a CDS encoding glycosyltransferase family 4 protein: MAAKRKIALCLEYPLALRGGVSVLVETLLQGLAAQYDLVLVSRDSEKDFSRLPVASFIQNHFEWNPATVSPRTSRTLAEQLAQAGVHLSHFHFGGNFGWGNRFIGHCPIPFVHSKGIQAVSTIHSFKGLLDGYCGSQRALMVKLAMLPLAYAGKLHGLFHLRREIAVSKSNFNKLRRVYWPARSRFVQIYHSRLKSADAPPNNPVRQPLILNVGHLADVKGQDVLAEAFVQIAPKYPEWKLCLVGDVLEAEMGERINALAQTHGLQNRIILAGPRNDVPELMAQASIYVQPSRSEALGLALQEAMFCGCPTIGSRVGGIPELIQDQKNGLLVEPGNPARLAKALEMLIQNPALRESYGHAANTFIRESGMTYEAMLESHLHLYESILEKS, encoded by the coding sequence ATGGCGGCCAAACGAAAAATTGCCCTCTGCCTCGAATACCCGCTCGCCTTGCGCGGCGGCGTCAGCGTGCTCGTCGAAACCTTGCTGCAAGGCCTCGCGGCTCAATACGATCTGGTTCTCGTTTCCAGGGATTCCGAAAAGGACTTCTCCCGGCTCCCTGTTGCTTCATTTATCCAAAATCATTTCGAGTGGAATCCTGCCACGGTATCCCCCCGCACCTCCCGGACTCTGGCGGAACAACTCGCCCAGGCAGGAGTGCACCTGTCTCATTTTCATTTTGGCGGCAATTTCGGCTGGGGAAATCGTTTTATTGGCCATTGCCCCATCCCTTTCGTCCACTCCAAAGGAATCCAAGCGGTCAGCACCATACATTCCTTCAAGGGCTTGTTGGACGGTTATTGCGGCTCCCAGCGTGCCCTTATGGTCAAGCTCGCCATGCTGCCGCTGGCCTACGCTGGAAAGCTCCACGGGCTGTTCCATTTACGCCGCGAGATTGCCGTTTCCAAATCCAACTTTAACAAATTGCGCCGCGTCTATTGGCCCGCGCGGTCAAGGTTCGTCCAGATTTATCATTCGCGACTGAAGAGTGCTGACGCTCCGCCAAACAACCCGGTTCGCCAACCTCTCATCTTGAATGTCGGCCATCTGGCGGATGTCAAAGGGCAGGATGTGCTCGCCGAAGCCTTTGTGCAAATCGCACCAAAATATCCGGAATGGAAGTTGTGCCTTGTCGGTGACGTGCTGGAAGCAGAAATGGGCGAACGTATTAATGCACTCGCCCAAACTCACGGCCTGCAAAACCGCATTATCCTGGCTGGTCCACGGAACGATGTCCCTGAATTGATGGCCCAAGCCTCCATTTACGTGCAACCTTCGCGGAGCGAGGCATTGGGACTTGCTCTCCAGGAGGCCATGTTCTGCGGTTGTCCCACCATCGGCTCGCGGGTTGGCGGCATCCCTGAATTGATCCAGGACCAAAAAAATGGCTTGCTGGTCGAGCCTGGAAATCCAGCCCGCCTCGCCAAAGCGCTGGAAATGCTGATTCAAAACCCTGCATTACGTGAAAGCTATGGCCATGCGGCCAACACCTTCATTCGCGAAAGCGGCATGACCTATGAGGCGATGCTTGAGAGCCACCTCCACCTGTATGAATCCATCCTGGAAAAGAGCTGA
- a CDS encoding glycosyltransferase family 4 protein — MARRKNIALCLEYQLALRGGVSVLVENLLAGLAPHYDLVLVSRDSAKEFATSPMASLVQQHFHWELTAASPMTARELAGIGVDLAHFHLGGNYGFGNRYIGHCPIPLLNKKGIPCCSTVHSVIDPLNGFCGPEKPLWFKLALLPIAWAGKMHSLLHTKKEIAVSQHDLAKLQRWHFPLKGRYLQIYHSRLKQAPLATNELARESIILNVGHIAFPKGQVVLAEAFTQIAAKYPDWKLCLIGHVAEKEAAARVRETAKAHKLEDRIQLVGERHDVMDWMTRAGIYVQPSFFEALGLALQEAMFRGCPAIGSRVGGIPELIDHQKTGLLVEHNNAAELARALESLIANSALREQYGKAGAVSIRERGMTFEDMVANHIRLYESILQNA, encoded by the coding sequence ATGGCGCGCAGAAAAAACATTGCCCTCTGTCTCGAATATCAGTTGGCCTTGCGCGGGGGCGTCAGTGTGCTGGTGGAGAATTTATTGGCGGGCCTGGCGCCGCATTACGACCTGGTGCTGGTGTCCCGCGATTCCGCCAAAGAATTTGCCACGTCGCCCATGGCATCACTGGTTCAGCAACACTTCCACTGGGAATTAACCGCTGCTTCACCGATGACCGCGCGCGAACTGGCCGGCATTGGAGTCGACCTCGCGCATTTCCATCTCGGCGGCAATTACGGCTTTGGCAATCGTTATATTGGCCATTGCCCGATTCCCCTGCTCAACAAAAAAGGCATCCCCTGCTGTTCGACCGTGCATTCGGTCATTGATCCGCTGAATGGTTTTTGCGGGCCTGAGAAACCGCTCTGGTTCAAGCTCGCTTTGCTGCCAATCGCCTGGGCAGGCAAAATGCATTCTCTCCTGCACACGAAAAAGGAGATCGCCGTATCTCAACACGATCTGGCCAAACTGCAACGCTGGCATTTTCCGCTTAAAGGCAGGTATCTGCAAATCTACCACTCCCGTCTCAAACAAGCGCCGCTCGCTACCAATGAGCTGGCCAGAGAGTCGATCATATTGAATGTAGGGCACATCGCCTTTCCGAAAGGCCAGGTCGTGCTGGCGGAAGCCTTCACTCAAATCGCGGCCAAATATCCGGATTGGAAATTGTGTCTCATCGGGCATGTGGCTGAAAAGGAAGCTGCCGCCCGGGTCAGGGAAACAGCCAAAGCTCACAAGCTCGAAGATCGCATTCAGCTCGTCGGCGAGCGCCATGACGTCATGGATTGGATGACCCGCGCCGGCATTTACGTTCAGCCTTCATTTTTCGAGGCTCTCGGTCTGGCCCTGCAGGAAGCGATGTTCCGCGGCTGCCCTGCCATCGGTTCCCGCGTCGGCGGCATACCGGAGTTGATCGATCATCAGAAAACAGGTTTGCTGGTCGAACACAACAATGCTGCGGAACTGGCCCGTGCTCTGGAATCGCTCATTGCGAACTCCGCACTCCGCGAACAGTATGGCAAAGCGGGCGCGGTCTCAATTCGGGAACGGGGCATGACTTTCGAGGATATGGTCGCAAACCATATTCGTCTCTATGAATCCATCTTACAAAATGCCTAA
- a CDS encoding glycosyltransferase family 4 protein: MPKENFVVATPGRSVCDDNARALEHHGLLRFLALATRNGSKGIPPERTRLKPAVGLAAYAAARMLSTFAAESFRMRLHPWFDHWVKKQLEPGNHIISSYGYVNASFQWVRKHGGKTLLDGGNSHPENFWTILSEEHKRWNCPYPPVARHHYERSMAMMEHVDYVLSPSSFVSRSFLERGFKPEQMIRNIYPLDLSCFKPPTEGRPKDRPLTIISTGALSLRKGAPYMLEAFKIVHQKHPSARFRLTNVVQNSAAPILEKYRDLPIDWAPSLPHPQLAQRLQNSDIFVLASLEEGLARTALEAMACGVPVILTPNTGANDFVEAGKIGEVVPIRDPQAIADAILKWGDLIMTRSTPPTRMFDPNLISFESFEADFISQLADRGVLNSPA; encoded by the coding sequence ATGCCTAAAGAAAACTTTGTTGTCGCCACACCCGGCCGCTCGGTTTGCGACGACAATGCGCGCGCGCTGGAGCACCATGGGTTACTCCGTTTCCTGGCCCTGGCCACCCGCAACGGATCCAAAGGCATCCCCCCCGAGCGAACCCGCCTCAAACCCGCCGTCGGACTCGCCGCCTATGCCGCCGCACGCATGCTCTCCACTTTCGCCGCCGAATCCTTTCGCATGCGGTTGCACCCTTGGTTCGATCATTGGGTCAAAAAGCAACTGGAGCCGGGCAATCATATCATTTCCAGCTACGGCTATGTGAACGCTTCCTTCCAGTGGGTGCGCAAGCATGGCGGCAAAACCCTCCTCGATGGCGGCAACTCTCATCCTGAAAATTTCTGGACCATCCTAAGTGAAGAACATAAACGCTGGAATTGCCCTTACCCTCCCGTGGCCCGCCATCATTACGAACGCTCAATGGCAATGATGGAGCATGTCGATTATGTCCTCTCGCCCAGTTCCTTCGTGAGCCGCTCCTTTTTGGAACGTGGCTTCAAGCCTGAGCAAATGATCAGGAATATTTATCCGCTCGACCTCTCCTGCTTCAAACCGCCAACCGAAGGGAGGCCGAAGGACCGACCGCTGACAATAATTTCAACTGGGGCACTGTCCCTGCGAAAGGGTGCTCCATATATGCTTGAGGCGTTTAAAATTGTTCATCAAAAGCATCCCTCAGCCAGGTTCCGTCTAACGAACGTTGTTCAAAATAGTGCTGCTCCCATTTTAGAAAAATATCGTGACCTGCCAATCGATTGGGCTCCCAGCCTGCCGCATCCACAGCTAGCTCAGAGACTTCAGAATTCAGACATTTTTGTTCTCGCCTCTTTGGAGGAAGGATTGGCGAGGACAGCCTTGGAAGCCATGGCGTGCGGTGTACCGGTAATTTTAACACCAAATACTGGAGCAAATGATTTTGTTGAAGCAGGGAAAATCGGCGAAGTCGTACCTATCCGCGATCCCCAGGCGATCGCGGATGCAATCCTAAAATGGGGTGATCTGATTATGACAAGATCAACTCCTCCAACACGCATGTTTGATCC